In Gammaproteobacteria bacterium (ex Lamellibrachia satsuma), a single genomic region encodes these proteins:
- a CDS encoding PEP-CTERM sorting domain-containing protein gives MNKKIVFTLSMVALLFTAFTTQASLIRDDSNGWTTDSDTGLQWLHLDETVGLSWGEVESGVGGWWGDSWRYASNDQITGLWDHADVTYHVLNQLHGLNVDGMEWFFDNVMDLTSSGASRYVRGVSADQVVGDPTRRYTPYVYHAIMNGTGSFYLTESGRQFNSTDTAPDMGHWLVRSANVPEPSTLALFILGGLLFAASGRRSRRG, from the coding sequence ATGAATAAAAAAATCGTCTTTACACTGTCAATGGTCGCTCTGTTGTTCACTGCGTTCACGACACAGGCATCGCTTATCCGCGATGATTCGAATGGCTGGACGACAGATTCAGATACAGGACTTCAGTGGCTGCACCTGGATGAAACCGTGGGCCTCTCATGGGGTGAGGTGGAGAGCGGTGTCGGTGGCTGGTGGGGAGATAGTTGGCGCTATGCGAGCAACGATCAGATCACCGGGTTATGGGATCACGCCGATGTGACTTACCACGTATTGAACCAGTTGCACGGGCTTAACGTGGATGGCATGGAATGGTTTTTCGATAATGTCATGGATCTTACCTCAAGCGGGGCCAGCCGCTATGTACGTGGTGTTTCTGCCGACCAAGTGGTCGGTGATCCTACGCGAAGATACACCCCCTATGTCTACCACGCCATTATGAATGGCACAGGATCGTTCTACCTGACGGAAAGTGGCAGGCAGTTCAATTCAACAGATACAGCGCCTGACATGGGGCACTGGCTGGTGCGGTCAGCGAATGTCCCGGAGCCGTCAACCCTGGCGTTATTTATCCTGGGGGGACTGCTGTTTGCAGCTAGTGGCAGACGCAGTCGGCGGGGATAA
- a CDS encoding response regulator transcription factor, whose translation MKIILADDHSLFREGLRSMLEPDAVCYEASSLPEMLDLLQDHPDAGLILMDLKMPGMVDFQGLETVRERHPDTPLIIVSMHCEKDIIQTALACGISGYIPKTHSFESMRRAIDLVLGGTPYVPQEALMDVNSTPSRTSKLTRRQQDVYAQLIKGKTNQEIADELYISLSTVKMHVSTVLEKVGAKNRTQLIADSRNIFD comes from the coding sequence ATGAAGATTATCCTGGCTGATGATCACTCCCTGTTTCGGGAGGGTTTGCGCAGCATGCTGGAACCGGACGCCGTCTGTTATGAAGCATCCAGCTTGCCTGAGATGCTCGACCTGCTTCAGGATCACCCTGACGCCGGGCTGATTCTCATGGATCTCAAGATGCCGGGCATGGTCGACTTTCAAGGCCTTGAAACAGTACGTGAACGGCATCCTGACACGCCCCTGATCATTGTTTCCATGCATTGTGAGAAAGATATCATCCAAACCGCGTTGGCATGCGGTATTTCAGGCTATATCCCCAAGACCCACAGCTTTGAGTCTATGAGGAGAGCCATCGACCTGGTCCTCGGTGGAACACCCTATGTGCCGCAGGAAGCGCTGATGGACGTCAACAGCACCCCCTCCAGGACTTCCAAACTGACACGACGGCAACAGGATGTTTATGCGCAGCTTATTAAAGGGAAAACAAATCAGGAGATTGCCGATGAACTGTACATCAGCCTAAGTACGGTAAAAATGCATGTGAGTACAGTACTGGAAAAAGTCGGCGCCAAAAACCGCACACAACTAATCGCCGACAGCAGAAATATCTTTGACTGA
- a CDS encoding hybrid sensor histidine kinase/response regulator, translated as MSDHPDSRMLQALTGHILRHRRTSYIAITAAQVLMLIGLWSAYSHFILLIWFFSMQAVALPHFIISQRHAGRELTPGQIGYIKVVFIVYTLISSTLWGSLTWLLTGTWDIHAFIVLMPMLGIFAGAINLAAILPIYFCLVIPILVQSLAVLLFTEAANPLLAGLFAIYYAGMIKFAIELHKMLVHTYSLQFELESANSELVIQKQTAEKANIDKSRFLAAASHDLRQPLYAMELFLGGLAQDRGRDNRVYLLSRLRNALDSMQEMFSSLLDMSRFDAGVISPLKINIFANQLLQSLKYKFDDECIRKGIRLIVRPSNHWIHSDPILIQRVLENYISNAVKYTDSGGVLVACRRHGEGFRFEVWDTGKGIRQEEVNSIFDAFHQLDNPERDRRKGVGLGLSIVDQIASLLETPVCMRSRYGKGSVFCIDVPKGEAEQELLAEPDDYMPVDDGVFVDLVVWVVDDDVDILEGLQFQLETWGCITRTFESLKHVQTVLAEQDDPLDLLICDLRLRDHISGIEVIEIVQQHSKTAVPAILITGDTGQRELQKISKAGVPLLHKPVTAEKLRLTMANLLKSVKDISAVGD; from the coding sequence ATGTCGGATCACCCGGACTCCAGAATGCTTCAGGCCCTGACGGGGCATATTCTTAGGCACAGACGAACATCCTATATTGCGATCACTGCCGCCCAGGTACTTATGCTGATCGGGCTTTGGTCAGCCTATTCGCATTTTATTCTGCTAATCTGGTTCTTCTCTATGCAGGCAGTGGCGCTGCCTCATTTCATCATTTCCCAAAGACACGCAGGCAGAGAACTCACACCAGGACAGATAGGATATATCAAGGTCGTTTTCATTGTTTACACACTCATTAGCAGTACGTTATGGGGGTCGCTTACCTGGCTGCTGACCGGCACTTGGGATATCCACGCCTTCATTGTCCTCATGCCGATGCTGGGTATCTTTGCAGGCGCCATTAATCTGGCCGCAATCTTACCCATCTACTTTTGTTTGGTGATCCCGATTCTAGTACAGTCGCTGGCTGTATTACTGTTCACCGAAGCGGCGAATCCTCTGCTGGCAGGATTATTTGCGATCTACTATGCAGGAATGATCAAGTTTGCCATCGAGCTGCACAAAATGCTGGTGCACACTTACAGTTTGCAGTTTGAACTTGAGTCGGCCAATAGCGAACTTGTTATTCAGAAACAGACTGCGGAAAAGGCAAACATCGATAAATCCAGGTTTCTTGCCGCCGCCAGCCACGATCTGCGCCAGCCACTCTATGCGATGGAGCTGTTTCTTGGTGGACTGGCGCAGGACAGGGGGAGGGATAACCGGGTCTATCTGCTTTCTCGTTTGAGGAATGCACTGGACAGCATGCAGGAGATGTTTTCGTCCCTGCTCGATATGTCACGCTTTGACGCAGGTGTGATCAGTCCGTTGAAGATAAACATATTTGCTAACCAGTTATTGCAGTCCCTTAAATATAAATTCGATGACGAGTGTATCAGGAAAGGCATTCGGTTAATCGTTCGCCCAAGTAACCACTGGATCCACAGTGATCCGATTTTAATCCAGAGGGTACTTGAAAACTATATTTCCAATGCTGTGAAATACACGGATTCCGGTGGGGTTCTGGTGGCTTGCAGGAGGCATGGGGAAGGTTTTCGATTCGAGGTATGGGATACAGGAAAAGGGATTAGGCAAGAGGAGGTGAATTCGATTTTTGACGCCTTTCATCAATTGGATAATCCGGAGCGGGATAGAAGAAAAGGAGTTGGTCTGGGGCTGTCCATTGTCGACCAGATTGCCAGCCTGCTGGAAACGCCGGTTTGTATGCGTTCACGCTACGGAAAAGGTTCCGTATTTTGCATTGATGTACCGAAGGGAGAAGCCGAACAGGAGCTATTGGCAGAACCGGATGACTATATGCCGGTTGATGATGGTGTTTTTGTGGATCTTGTGGTTTGGGTCGTGGATGACGATGTTGATATTCTGGAGGGACTTCAGTTTCAACTAGAGACTTGGGGTTGCATCACTCGAACCTTCGAGTCCCTCAAGCATGTTCAGACCGTGCTGGCAGAGCAAGATGATCCCCTCGATCTGTTGATTTGTGATTTAAGGCTGCGTGACCACATAAGCGGTATCGAGGTGATTGAGATCGTCCAGCAACACAGTAAAACAGCAGTCCCCGCGATTCTCATCACCGGTGATACCGGCCAGCGGGAGTTGCAGAAGATCAGTAAGGCCGGCGTTCCCCTGCTTCACAAACCGGTTACTGCAGAGAAGCTGCGACTGACAATGGCCAACTTGTTGAAATCAGTCAAAGATATTTCTGCTGTCGGCGATTAG
- a CDS encoding VWA domain-containing protein produces the protein MEEKVGELWHRLITRMAQTRHPEAAVTLKEVHTTVGILFRALGGDGGLQVEAAHASEHGARRSLLHRIAGDSKRVELAWRDENSLHLPAVIDYFSSTSLNRDLYIWLAALAVGEHQEEEPWFSKNQRLTIEALSRYPGLRTRYLRLVEAHLEQRIHPDKRLVAETAQEVAIRQALIKPGSVERLPQAKRPPQPVPLWLHPFPPIPAADIAKDDSEPGSAGRGEIKDMEEEERRQGERAKKPEGKDRGLITIRMETIFTWGDFLNLDRSSEENDDLESAADAAKDMDVMSVSRDAKASTSKLRFDLDLPAASEDDLILNEGVLLPEWDYKKGQLLPDLCRVLPMVAANAEPMALPDNLRRTARKLRAQFQQLAPARIWFRNQQEGSEIDLDAYLRFSTDREIGQASTSDGLYRSLRVGSRDLSCLLLADLSLSTDTWVNNHARVIDVIRDSLFLFAESLAATGDRFAMYGFSSRKRDPIRFHQLKTFDENYSANVRGRINAIKPGYYTRLGAAIRQSTKLLETQSSERRLLLILTDGKPNDLDKYEGRFGAEDTRMAVLEARKAGLHPFCITIDKQAGDYLPHLFGQGNFVLIRQPSDLPKELPLLYVRLTSN, from the coding sequence GTGGAAGAGAAAGTCGGTGAACTCTGGCATCGCTTGATTACCCGGATGGCACAGACCCGTCATCCAGAAGCAGCAGTGACGCTGAAAGAGGTCCATACCACCGTCGGTATTCTCTTTCGTGCCCTTGGGGGTGATGGTGGTCTGCAGGTCGAGGCGGCCCACGCCAGTGAGCACGGTGCGCGACGTAGTCTGCTGCACCGTATCGCTGGTGACAGCAAACGCGTGGAGCTCGCATGGCGGGATGAAAACTCCCTGCACCTGCCGGCGGTTATTGATTATTTTTCATCGACCAGTCTCAATCGTGATCTTTACATCTGGCTGGCGGCCCTGGCCGTGGGTGAGCATCAGGAGGAGGAGCCTTGGTTCAGTAAAAACCAGCGGCTGACGATTGAAGCCCTGTCTCGTTATCCTGGCTTGCGTACACGCTATCTGCGGTTGGTCGAGGCGCATCTGGAACAGCGGATTCATCCCGACAAGCGGCTCGTTGCGGAAACCGCGCAAGAGGTCGCAATCCGTCAGGCGCTGATCAAGCCCGGCAGTGTGGAGAGACTCCCGCAGGCGAAACGTCCTCCGCAGCCTGTCCCGCTCTGGTTGCACCCTTTCCCCCCAATTCCTGCGGCAGATATCGCCAAAGATGACAGTGAGCCAGGTAGTGCCGGTCGGGGCGAGATCAAGGATATGGAAGAGGAGGAGCGGCGTCAGGGTGAGCGGGCTAAAAAGCCTGAAGGAAAGGATCGTGGCCTGATCACCATTCGCATGGAGACCATCTTTACCTGGGGTGATTTCCTCAATCTGGACCGAAGTTCTGAAGAGAACGATGATCTGGAGAGTGCGGCAGATGCGGCAAAGGATATGGATGTAATGAGCGTCAGTCGTGACGCCAAGGCTTCCACCAGTAAACTGCGTTTCGATCTCGATCTTCCCGCTGCGTCTGAAGACGACCTGATATTAAATGAAGGGGTTCTGCTGCCTGAGTGGGACTATAAAAAAGGCCAGCTGTTGCCCGACCTCTGTCGCGTGCTTCCCATGGTTGCGGCAAATGCAGAGCCGATGGCGTTGCCGGACAATCTGCGAAGAACAGCGAGGAAACTGCGTGCCCAGTTTCAACAGCTCGCACCGGCACGCATCTGGTTTCGAAATCAGCAGGAGGGCAGCGAGATCGACCTGGATGCCTACCTGCGTTTCTCCACCGACCGGGAGATTGGACAGGCATCCACCAGCGACGGGCTATATAGGAGTCTGCGCGTCGGTTCCCGCGATCTTTCTTGTCTGCTGCTGGCGGATCTTTCTCTCTCTACAGACACTTGGGTAAATAACCATGCCCGTGTGATCGATGTCATTCGCGACAGTCTGTTCCTATTCGCAGAAAGCCTTGCCGCCACGGGAGATCGTTTTGCGATGTACGGATTCTCATCCCGCAAGCGTGATCCTATCCGTTTCCACCAGTTGAAGACCTTTGATGAAAACTACAGCGCCAATGTGCGTGGTCGAATCAATGCCATCAAGCCGGGTTACTATACTCGGCTTGGTGCGGCGATTCGTCAGAGCACAAAGCTTCTTGAAACACAGTCTTCGGAACGGCGGCTGTTATTGATTCTTACAGACGGAAAACCCAATGACCTGGATAAATATGAGGGTCGGTTTGGCGCTGAAGATACCCGCATGGCAGTATTGGAAGCGCGTAAAGCAGGTTTGCATCCCTTCTGTATCACCATCGACAAACAGGCGGGAGATTATCTTCCCCACCTCTTCGGTCAGGGAAATTTTGTGTTGATCCGGCAACCCTCGGACCTGCCGAAAGAGCTGCCACTGCTATACGTTCGCTTGACCTCCAATTGA
- a CDS encoding 4Fe-4S binding protein, which produces MRVERQRLRFWFQAGFFILFVLAPPLDLFRFDLNLNNFFFLGMHWTLGLDALIAGEISGIEAAFNILIRGFVPLLLIGGGLIWVARYYGRLYCGWLCPHFSVVEVINRLMFRASGKQSIWEKSPQPEQQPDGAIIKPEKKFWPLTWLAALGFAFLWAVVFLTYLLPPAEIYHNLWHGSLTSNQARFIGVGTLLLFVEFMFARHLFCRFGCAVGLFQSLAWMANNRGMVVGFDRNRARLCSDCNNACDNICPMRLKPRTIKRRMFTCTECAQCISACEQVQAPQRQKTLLHWVEDEAAIQVATGRPATSEAGSSDNDLQEVS; this is translated from the coding sequence ATGCGCGTTGAGCGCCAGCGTCTGCGTTTCTGGTTTCAGGCGGGTTTCTTTATCCTGTTTGTGCTTGCGCCGCCGCTTGATCTGTTTCGCTTTGATCTGAACCTGAATAACTTCTTTTTTCTCGGCATGCACTGGACCCTTGGGCTGGATGCGCTGATTGCAGGAGAGATCAGTGGTATTGAAGCCGCTTTCAATATCCTGATCCGTGGGTTTGTTCCGCTGTTGCTGATCGGTGGTGGACTGATCTGGGTCGCCCGCTATTATGGTCGTCTCTACTGCGGCTGGCTCTGTCCGCACTTTTCCGTAGTCGAGGTCATCAATCGCCTGATGTTTCGTGCCAGCGGCAAACAGTCTATCTGGGAGAAGAGTCCGCAACCGGAGCAACAGCCGGATGGGGCAATCATCAAACCCGAGAAAAAATTCTGGCCGCTGACCTGGCTTGCGGCACTCGGTTTTGCCTTCCTCTGGGCGGTGGTGTTTCTGACATACCTGTTGCCACCGGCAGAAATCTATCACAATCTTTGGCACGGCTCTCTGACGTCTAACCAAGCACGATTTATTGGCGTTGGTACCCTTCTGCTGTTTGTCGAGTTCATGTTCGCGCGCCATCTGTTCTGTCGCTTTGGTTGTGCCGTCGGACTTTTTCAGAGTCTTGCCTGGATGGCCAACAATCGCGGCATGGTGGTGGGGTTTGACAGGAATCGCGCGCGCCTCTGCAGCGACTGTAACAATGCTTGTGACAACATCTGTCCGATGCGCCTGAAACCGCGCACCATCAAACGACGCATGTTTACCTGCACCGAGTGTGCTCAGTGCATCTCTGCCTGCGAGCAGGTTCAGGCGCCGCAGCGTCAGAAAACCCTGCTGCATTGGGTAGAGGATGAAGCGGCTATCCAGGTCGCGACGGGTCGCCCGGCAACTTCAGAAGCCGGTTCATCTGATAACGACCTGCAGGAAGTCTCATAA
- a CDS encoding CbbQ/NirQ/NorQ/GpvN family protein: MTELPFYKPQGNEIALFEHAYKHQLPMLIKGPTGCGKTRFINYMAAKLGRPVYTVACHDDLTAADLVGRHLIGDSGTFWSDGPLTRAVREGAICYLDEVVEARKDTTVVLHPLTDDRRILPIERTGETLHAPAEFMLVVSYNPGYQNLLKGMKPSTRQRFLAASFDFPEAELEQEVLIGETGADETLAKRLVTLANALRSLKDHDLEEAASTRLLVYTATLILGGYNPVEACRAALVEPLTDDEETAAALMEVVDITFGI; the protein is encoded by the coding sequence TTGACTGAGCTGCCATTTTACAAACCCCAGGGCAACGAGATAGCGCTTTTCGAACACGCCTACAAACACCAACTGCCGATGCTGATCAAAGGCCCGACAGGATGTGGAAAGACCCGTTTCATCAACTACATGGCGGCTAAACTGGGACGACCTGTCTATACAGTGGCCTGTCACGACGATCTTACGGCAGCAGATCTGGTAGGCCGTCACCTGATCGGTGACAGTGGCACCTTCTGGAGTGACGGACCCCTGACCCGGGCGGTGCGCGAAGGGGCGATATGTTATCTGGACGAGGTGGTAGAAGCGCGCAAGGACACCACGGTGGTGTTGCACCCGCTCACCGATGATCGGCGGATTCTGCCCATCGAGCGGACGGGTGAGACCCTGCATGCGCCGGCAGAGTTCATGTTGGTGGTCTCCTATAATCCCGGTTATCAGAACCTGCTGAAAGGCATGAAGCCGAGTACCCGGCAGCGCTTCCTGGCGGCCAGTTTCGATTTTCCGGAAGCTGAACTGGAACAGGAAGTTTTGATCGGAGAAACAGGGGCAGATGAGACGTTGGCAAAGCGCCTGGTCACCCTGGCCAATGCGCTAAGGTCACTCAAGGATCACGACCTTGAAGAGGCGGCCTCCACCCGTCTGCTGGTCTATACTGCGACCCTGATTCTGGGTGGATATAACCCGGTTGAGGCTTGTCGTGCTGCATTGGTCGAGCCCCTGACCGACGATGAAGAGACGGCAGCAGCACTGATGGAAGTTGTCGACATTACTTTTGGAATATAG
- a CDS encoding cytochrome C oxidase subunit IV family protein yields MSRQKKYGIRPCTWVYLFLMFFSFVTFLIGQAGLGGLEVALAVLFLALIKGQLVGHYFMGLGSVRGFWHWPVFIWLFIPGILIGTAFYLSYSTG; encoded by the coding sequence ATGAGCAGACAAAAAAAATATGGTATTCGCCCCTGCACCTGGGTCTATCTTTTCCTCATGTTTTTCAGTTTCGTCACCTTTCTGATCGGTCAGGCAGGTCTGGGCGGACTGGAAGTGGCGTTGGCGGTGCTGTTTCTTGCCTTGATCAAAGGACAGCTGGTGGGACACTACTTCATGGGATTGGGATCAGTGCGGGGGTTTTGGCACTGGCCTGTCTTTATCTGGCTGTTTATTCCAGGTATTTTGATCGGTACGGCTTTTTACCTCTCTTACTCAACAGGTTGA
- a CDS encoding cytochrome c oxidase subunit 3 family protein has translation MTAAVAVAEKQNRYPPGDLVIWIFILAELLVFAAFFSAYAFTRMNNVELFNEFQQNLDRQAALINTFALITSSYFVVRAVSAIREGNSQHCVRWLLAALVMGVVFLLVKGGEYSHHFGEGINLSTNTFYMFYISLTFFHFMHVIMGMVILAAVAVKAHKGGYSAEEHTGVETGASYWHMVDLLWLILFPLVYVMR, from the coding sequence ATGACAGCAGCAGTTGCAGTCGCAGAAAAACAGAATCGATACCCGCCCGGTGATCTGGTGATCTGGATCTTTATCCTCGCGGAGCTGCTGGTTTTCGCCGCTTTCTTTTCCGCCTATGCCTTTACGCGAATGAACAATGTTGAACTCTTCAATGAGTTTCAACAAAACCTGGACAGGCAGGCCGCGCTGATCAATACATTTGCACTGATCACCAGTTCCTATTTTGTGGTGCGTGCCGTCAGCGCAATCAGAGAAGGGAACAGCCAGCACTGCGTTCGCTGGCTGCTTGCCGCCCTGGTAATGGGCGTGGTGTTTCTGCTGGTAAAAGGGGGTGAGTATTCGCACCACTTCGGTGAGGGAATCAACCTCAGCACCAATACCTTCTACATGTTCTATATCTCCCTGACCTTTTTTCATTTTATGCATGTGATCATGGGCATGGTGATTCTGGCCGCTGTGGCGGTCAAGGCCCACAAAGGTGGCTACTCCGCCGAGGAGCACACGGGGGTGGAGACCGGCGCCTCATACTGGCATATGGTGGATCTGCTCTGGTTGATCCTCTTTCCCCTGGTTTATGTGATGCGGTGA
- a CDS encoding IS701 family transposase: MQAQRKNMERMEEVVAGADDQRLQHMLTESPWDHRAVLDQVALEADQWLGGTADTCLLLDESGLAKKGKHSVGVKRQWNGRQGKVDNCQVGVFAALGKGHLSTLIDERLYLPKEWVSNPARCRKAGIPEVERKHQSKSELALEMVRHQRTLGLRFAWVGADGGYGKDPAFLRGLEAMGETFVVDIHKDQQVYLEDPQPFIPESTTTRGRRRSRLQAQAARLRVDQWLNEQRDSEWQQVVLRDSSKGKLRVEILHHRVWLWDGKEAQAHQWHLIVRREVNSPETIKYTLSNAPEETPSHCLAKMQAQRFWVERSFQDGKSESGLADYQARKWKSWHHHMALVMMAMLFMLEERIVQKDDHPLLSCSDIESLLRAFLPRRDIERDEILRQMTKRHRKRQAAIDSQYRKQTLEQSVAG, translated from the coding sequence ATGCAAGCGCAGAGAAAGAACATGGAACGCATGGAAGAGGTGGTTGCAGGCGCAGATGATCAGCGTCTCCAGCATATGCTCACCGAGTCCCCGTGGGATCATCGTGCGGTGTTAGACCAAGTGGCGCTGGAAGCCGATCAATGGCTGGGTGGAACCGCGGATACCTGTCTGTTGCTCGATGAGAGTGGCCTTGCCAAGAAGGGTAAACATTCAGTGGGGGTTAAACGCCAATGGAATGGCCGCCAGGGCAAGGTGGATAACTGCCAGGTTGGTGTATTCGCAGCACTGGGTAAAGGGCACTTGTCCACGCTGATAGATGAACGTCTCTATCTACCCAAAGAGTGGGTATCGAACCCGGCTCGCTGTCGCAAGGCGGGTATCCCGGAAGTTGAACGGAAACATCAAAGCAAGTCAGAGTTGGCGCTGGAGATGGTGCGTCATCAGAGGACGCTTGGCCTGCGTTTTGCCTGGGTGGGTGCAGATGGGGGATACGGGAAGGATCCGGCTTTTCTGAGGGGTTTGGAGGCGATGGGTGAAACCTTTGTGGTGGACATCCACAAAGACCAACAGGTCTACCTGGAAGATCCACAGCCGTTCATACCGGAGAGCACGACAACGCGCGGTCGTCGTCGAAGTCGTCTGCAAGCCCAGGCAGCCCGTCTGCGCGTTGACCAGTGGCTCAATGAGCAACGGGACAGCGAGTGGCAGCAAGTGGTATTACGGGATAGCAGCAAGGGCAAACTGCGCGTCGAGATCCTGCATCATCGGGTTTGGCTTTGGGATGGAAAAGAAGCCCAGGCACATCAATGGCACCTGATTGTACGACGAGAGGTCAATTCACCGGAGACGATTAAATACACCTTGTCGAATGCACCGGAAGAAACGCCATCCCATTGTCTTGCAAAGATGCAGGCGCAGCGGTTCTGGGTTGAGCGTTCGTTCCAGGATGGTAAGAGTGAATCAGGTCTTGCTGATTATCAGGCCCGTAAATGGAAATCCTGGCATCACCATATGGCCTTGGTCATGATGGCGATGTTATTCATGCTCGAAGAGCGAATTGTGCAAAAAGATGATCACCCCTTACTCAGTTGTTCAGACATCGAATCGCTATTGCGTGCCTTCCTGCCACGGCGAGATATTGAACGCGATGAAATACTACGGCAAATGACGAAACGGCATCGTAAACGACAAGCGGCTATCGACTCCCAATATCGAAAACAGACGCTGGAACAGTCGGTTGCCGGGTGA
- a CDS encoding glutamate-5-semialdehyde dehydrogenase yields the protein MTEITDIAAYMAGLGAKARTASRRLASATTGEKNAALNAIADDLDINRDYLMAENKKDLEAGAAKGLDAALLDRLELTPARIDSMIEGLRQIAGLADPIGEIFDMNYRPSGIQVGRMRVPLGVVGIIYESRPNVTADAAALCLKSGNATVLRGGSEAFHSNQAIAAGIQRGLEQAGLPADAVQVLATTDRAAVGSMITMPESIDVIIPRGGKGLIERISHDARVPVIKHLDGICHVYIDDHADIGKAFDVTMNSKTQRYGTCNTLETLLVAEEIAEEALLMLAAPLQEKGVELRGCPRTLEIIDNAVDATDEDWDTEYLGPILSILVVQDLDEAIGHINTHSSQHTDSIITENYTRARRFLAEVDSSSVMVNASTRFADGFEYGLGAEIGISTDKFHARGPVGLEGLTSVKYIVLGDGHIRR from the coding sequence ATGACTGAAATCACCGATATCGCTGCATATATGGCCGGATTGGGCGCAAAGGCCCGTACCGCCTCCCGTCGTCTGGCTTCCGCGACCACCGGCGAAAAGAATGCCGCACTGAATGCGATCGCCGACGATCTCGACATCAATCGCGACTATTTGATGGCGGAGAACAAAAAGGACTTGGAGGCAGGCGCCGCCAAAGGGCTTGATGCCGCCCTGCTGGATCGCCTGGAGCTCACCCCGGCGCGTATCGACTCCATGATCGAGGGGCTGCGGCAGATTGCCGGCCTGGCGGATCCCATCGGTGAGATCTTCGACATGAACTACCGCCCGAGCGGCATTCAGGTCGGGCGTATGCGGGTGCCTCTCGGGGTGGTCGGCATCATCTACGAATCCCGCCCCAATGTGACCGCAGACGCGGCGGCCCTCTGCCTCAAGTCCGGCAATGCCACTGTGCTGCGCGGCGGCTCAGAGGCCTTCCACTCCAACCAGGCCATTGCCGCCGGCATCCAGCGCGGCCTGGAGCAAGCAGGCCTGCCTGCCGACGCGGTACAGGTTTTGGCCACCACCGACCGGGCAGCCGTCGGCAGCATGATCACCATGCCGGAGTCGATCGACGTCATCATCCCCCGGGGCGGCAAGGGGCTCATCGAGCGTATCAGCCATGACGCCAGGGTGCCGGTGATCAAACATCTCGACGGCATCTGCCATGTCTATATCGACGACCACGCCGACATCGGCAAGGCATTCGATGTGACCATGAATTCCAAGACCCAGCGCTACGGTACCTGCAACACCCTTGAAACCCTGCTTGTTGCTGAAGAGATCGCCGAAGAGGCACTGCTGATGCTTGCCGCACCGCTGCAGGAGAAGGGCGTGGAGTTGCGCGGCTGTCCACGTACCCTGGAGATCATCGACAATGCGGTTGACGCCACCGACGAGGACTGGGATACCGAATATCTGGGACCAATCCTCTCTATCCTAGTGGTGCAGGATCTGGACGAAGCTATCGGCCATATCAACACCCACAGTTCCCAACACACCGATTCCATCATCACTGAAAACTACACGCGGGCGCGTCGTTTTCTTGCCGAAGTGGACTCCAGCTCAGTGATGGTGAATGCTTCCACCCGCTTTGCAGACGGTTTTGAATACGGCCTCGGGGCCGAGATCGGCATCTCCACCGACAAGTTTCACGCACGGGGGCCGGTCGGGCTTGAAGGACTTACCTCGGTCAAATATATCGTGCTGGGCGATGGCCATATCCGCCGATAA
- the nadD gene encoding nicotinate-nucleotide adenylyltransferase, which yields MIGILGGTFDPIHFGHLRTALDVKLALNLDEIRLTPLRHAVHRDQPETPAKLRLQMIEAAISGTPGFKTDDRELRRDSASYTIDTLLSLREELGEEEPLCLLMGSDAFKDFLSWHRPLDIATLAHLIIMTRPGQPAKIDPLLQQFLAPQQATDPAELRTTPGGRILFQTVTQLDISATHIRAMVANGDSPRFLLPDAVLEIIEQEKLYR from the coding sequence ATGATCGGTATTCTCGGCGGCACCTTCGATCCCATTCACTTCGGCCACCTGCGCACTGCGCTGGACGTCAAGCTGGCCCTGAATCTGGATGAGATACGCCTGACCCCGCTACGGCATGCGGTACATCGCGACCAGCCGGAAACCCCGGCCAAACTGCGTCTGCAGATGATCGAGGCCGCGATCTCCGGCACCCCTGGATTCAAAACCGATGACCGAGAACTGAGACGCGACAGCGCCTCCTACACCATCGACACGCTGCTCTCACTGCGTGAGGAGCTGGGTGAAGAAGAACCCCTCTGTCTGCTCATGGGCAGCGACGCATTTAAGGACTTTCTCTCCTGGCATCGCCCGCTGGACATTGCGACGCTTGCCCACCTCATCATCATGACCCGGCCGGGACAGCCGGCTAAAATCGACCCGCTCCTGCAACAGTTTTTGGCGCCACAACAGGCTACCGACCCCGCCGAATTGCGCACAACACCCGGGGGACGCATCCTTTTCCAGACCGTTACCCAGCTGGATATCTCAGCCACTCACATTCGGGCCATGGTCGCCAACGGAGACAGTCCCCGCTTCCTGCTCCCTGATGCCGTATTGGAGATTATCGAACAGGAAAAGCTCTATCGTTGA